From one Streptomyces sp. N50 genomic stretch:
- a CDS encoding M1 family metallopeptidase, producing MLLTPRTGTTGNGIPRTGSGDPAPRSRTRNSRRLKAALLASAVSVCLVAASAPPTPLGVGDRLFPTLGNPGYDVASYDLSFTYPGSNSKPLQAVTTIDAWTTERLDRINLDFAHGTVDSVEVDGRPATFASAGEDLVVTPERPISEGSWTRITVRHTSDPVSVKGQDGGWVRTKDGLAMANQADAAHLVFPCNDHPSDKAMFTIRVTAPNAYTAVANGLPAGVDKVGGNTTWTYRTQHPMATELAQVSIGRSAVLHRTGPHDLPMRDVVPAKDAKQLEPWLKKTPDQIAWMESKVGRYPFETYGLLMADASTGFELETQTISLFERDLFTEPAYPKWYVESIMVHELSHQWFGDSVSPRTWSDLWLNEGHATWYEELYAEEKAHRPMETRMKAAYAASDGWRAAGGPPALPKAPAPGQKISIFRPSVYDGAALALYALRQEIGRPAFERLERTWVNVHRDGTATTADFEELASAISGRDLSDFFQGWLYGEKTPPMPGHPDWKSQAPVKQRGDGQ from the coding sequence ATGCTGCTCACCCCTCGCACCGGCACGACCGGCAACGGCATCCCCCGCACCGGCTCCGGTGATCCGGCTCCCCGGTCGCGCACCAGGAACTCCCGACGGCTGAAGGCGGCGCTGCTCGCCTCCGCCGTGTCCGTCTGCCTCGTCGCCGCGAGCGCGCCGCCCACGCCCCTGGGCGTCGGTGACCGTCTCTTCCCGACGCTGGGCAACCCGGGCTACGACGTGGCGTCGTACGACCTCTCGTTCACGTACCCCGGCAGCAACAGCAAGCCGCTCCAGGCCGTCACCACGATCGACGCGTGGACGACCGAGAGGCTGGACCGGATCAACCTCGACTTCGCGCACGGGACGGTCGACTCGGTCGAGGTCGACGGGCGGCCCGCCACTTTCGCCAGCGCCGGCGAGGACCTGGTCGTCACTCCGGAGAGGCCGATCTCCGAGGGGAGCTGGACGCGGATCACCGTGCGGCACACCAGTGACCCCGTGTCCGTCAAGGGCCAGGACGGCGGCTGGGTGCGAACCAAGGACGGGCTCGCCATGGCCAACCAGGCCGACGCCGCGCACCTGGTGTTCCCGTGCAACGACCATCCCTCCGACAAGGCGATGTTCACCATCAGGGTCACCGCCCCCAACGCCTACACGGCCGTCGCCAACGGACTCCCGGCCGGCGTCGACAAGGTCGGCGGGAACACCACCTGGACATACCGCACCCAGCACCCCATGGCCACCGAACTCGCCCAGGTGTCCATCGGCCGCTCCGCCGTGCTGCACCGCACCGGACCGCACGACCTGCCGATGCGCGACGTCGTGCCCGCCAAGGACGCCAAGCAGCTCGAACCGTGGCTCAAGAAGACCCCCGACCAGATCGCCTGGATGGAGAGCAAGGTCGGCCGGTACCCCTTCGAGACGTACGGGCTGCTCATGGCCGACGCCTCCACCGGCTTCGAGCTCGAGACCCAGACGATCTCTCTCTTCGAGAGAGATCTCTTCACCGAGCCCGCCTACCCCAAGTGGTACGTCGAGTCGATCATGGTGCACGAGCTGTCCCACCAGTGGTTCGGCGACAGCGTCAGCCCCCGCACCTGGTCCGACCTGTGGCTCAACGAGGGACACGCCACCTGGTACGAGGAGCTGTACGCCGAGGAGAAGGCGCACCGGCCCATGGAGACACGCATGAAGGCGGCCTACGCGGCCTCCGACGGCTGGCGCGCCGCAGGCGGACCGCCCGCACTTCCCAAGGCGCCCGCGCCCGGCCAGAAGATCAGCATCTTCCGCCCCAGCGTCTACGACGGCGCCGCCCTGGCCCTCTACGCCCTGCGCCAGGAGATCGGCCGCCCGGCCTTCGAACGCCTGGAGCGCACCTGGGTGAACGTCCACCGGGACGGCACGGCCACCACCGCCGACTTCGAGGAACTCGCCTCCGCGATCTCCGGCCGCGACCTGAGCGACTTCTTCCAGGGCTGGCTCTACGGCGAGAAGACCCCGCCGATGCCGGGTCACCCGGACTGGAAGTCGCAGGCACCGGTGAAGCAGCGCGGTGACGGGCAGTAA
- the hflX gene encoding GTPase HflX, with protein sequence MTSSSSPSQDTERFAHAYPEGLRADALMEEDVAWSHEIDGERDGDQFDRSERAALRRVAGLSTELEDVTEVEYRQLRLERVVLVGVWTTGTVQDADNSLAELAALAETAGALVLDGVVQRRDKPDAATYIGSGKANELRDIVLETGADTVICDGELSPGQLIHLEDVVKVKVIDRTALILDIFAQHAKSREGKAQVALAQMQYMLPRLRGWGQSLSRQMGGGSGGGLATRGPGETKIETDRRRIREKMAKMRREIADMKTGRDIKRQERRRHKVPSVAIAGYTNAGKSSLLNRLTGAGVLVENALFATLDPTVRRAETPGGRLYTLVDTVGFVRHLPHHLVEAFRSTMEEVGDADLILHVVDGSHPVPEEQLAAVREVIRDVGATKVPEIVIINKADAADPLTLQRLMRNEKRSIAVSARTGQGIAELLALIDSELPRPSVEIEALVPYTHGKLVARAHSEGEVISEEHTPEGTQLKVRVHEELAAELAPYVPAPLA encoded by the coding sequence ATGACCTCCTCTTCTTCCCCTTCCCAGGACACTGAGCGCTTCGCGCACGCCTACCCCGAAGGTCTTCGGGCCGATGCCCTGATGGAAGAGGACGTCGCCTGGAGCCACGAGATCGACGGAGAGCGGGACGGCGACCAGTTCGACCGCTCCGAGCGCGCGGCCCTGCGCCGTGTCGCCGGCCTCTCCACCGAGCTCGAGGACGTCACCGAGGTCGAGTACCGACAGCTCCGCCTGGAGCGCGTCGTCCTCGTCGGCGTCTGGACCACGGGCACGGTGCAGGACGCGGACAACTCGCTCGCCGAGCTGGCCGCCCTCGCGGAGACCGCGGGCGCGCTGGTGCTCGACGGTGTCGTCCAGCGCCGCGACAAGCCGGACGCGGCCACCTACATCGGTTCGGGCAAGGCCAACGAACTGCGGGACATCGTCCTGGAGACCGGCGCCGACACCGTCATCTGCGACGGTGAGCTCAGCCCGGGCCAGCTGATCCACCTCGAAGACGTCGTCAAGGTCAAGGTCATCGACCGTACGGCCCTGATCCTCGACATCTTCGCCCAGCACGCCAAGTCCCGGGAGGGCAAGGCGCAGGTCGCGCTCGCGCAGATGCAGTACATGCTGCCGAGGCTGCGCGGCTGGGGTCAGTCGCTGTCCCGTCAGATGGGCGGCGGCTCGGGCGGCGGCCTCGCCACCCGTGGTCCCGGTGAGACCAAGATCGAGACGGACCGGCGTCGTATCCGCGAGAAGATGGCGAAGATGCGCCGGGAGATCGCGGACATGAAGACGGGCCGCGACATCAAGCGCCAGGAGCGCCGTCGCCACAAGGTGCCCTCGGTCGCGATCGCCGGCTACACCAACGCCGGAAAGTCCTCCCTGCTCAACCGCCTCACGGGCGCGGGCGTGCTGGTCGAGAACGCGCTGTTCGCGACCCTCGACCCGACCGTGCGCCGGGCCGAGACCCCGGGCGGACGGCTGTACACGCTGGTCGACACCGTCGGGTTCGTCCGGCACCTGCCGCACCACCTGGTCGAGGCCTTCCGCTCCACGATGGAGGAGGTCGGCGACGCCGACCTGATCCTGCACGTGGTGGACGGTTCGCACCCGGTCCCGGAGGAGCAGCTGGCCGCCGTACGCGAGGTGATCCGGGATGTCGGCGCCACGAAGGTGCCCGAGATCGTGATCATCAACAAGGCGGACGCGGCGGACCCGTTGACGCTCCAGCGGCTGATGCGGAACGAGAAGCGCTCCATCGCCGTCTCGGCCCGCACCGGCCAGGGCATCGCCGAGCTGCTCGCGCTCATCGACAGCGAACTGCCGCGCCCCTCGGTCGAGATCGAGGCGCTCGTGCCGTACACCCACGGCAAGCTGGTCGCCCGCGCCCACTCCGAGGGCGAGGTGATCTCCGAGGAGCACACCCCGGAGGGCACCCAGCTCAAGGTCCGGGTGCACGAGGAACTGGCGGCGGAACTCGCGCCGTACGTCCCGGCACCGCTGGCCTGA
- a CDS encoding IucA/IucC family protein translates to MNSTPTSDGHSHEASPRHPQTLASASAESVPRQQPRSPEAGQPRGATADLLEHPDPHTAAQAAAVENLLRCWVRETNLPAPTNGTLHIPLPTSGTALHAQVHYWSPTGWHRFGLPYLADAPHGAPPVDAVTVAALLARETAVRDGDFVTGATALATAPETGTDLVARVADSVRRTVTFVTDRRAHPADGPDRFLSAEQALLLGHPLHPTPKSREGLSETEARLYSPELRGSFPLHWLAVAPSVLATDSAWTERGRPVSAAHLTAQLAGSDLPLPEGHAALPLHPWQWREIQHRADIAALLDAGLIQDLGTHGAPWQPTSSVRTVHQSGAPAMLKLSLGLRITNSRRENLRKELHRGVEVHRLLRTGLSQQWHAVHPGFDIVRDPAWLAVDALDECGADSGESGADRFGHGERTARVPLAGIDVVIRHNPFSASDDVSCVAGLVALRPYAGRSATAGGPAASSHTSHTSHTSHTASGTPLLRSRLAEVVTGLAARTGRSRGAVAAEWFLRYLEQVVRPVLWLDSEAGIALEAHQQNTLLLLDGEGWPVGGRYRDNQGYYFRASRRAELDARLPGIGEHSDTFVSDEVTDERFAYYLAINNVLGLIGAFGSQRLADERLLLSAFRRFLGDVAAGPARLRTSLPARLLDSPVLRCKANLLTRLHGLDELIGPVDTQSVYVTIANPLHS, encoded by the coding sequence TTGAACTCCACGCCCACCTCTGACGGCCACTCCCACGAGGCGAGCCCTCGGCACCCGCAGACCCTTGCGTCGGCATCGGCCGAGTCCGTTCCCCGGCAGCAGCCCCGGAGCCCGGAAGCAGGTCAGCCGCGCGGCGCAACGGCCGACCTCCTGGAGCACCCCGACCCCCACACCGCCGCCCAGGCCGCAGCCGTCGAGAACCTCCTGCGCTGCTGGGTACGCGAAACGAACCTCCCCGCCCCCACCAACGGCACCCTCCACATCCCCCTCCCCACCAGCGGCACGGCCCTCCACGCCCAGGTCCACTACTGGTCCCCGACGGGCTGGCACCGCTTCGGCCTTCCGTACCTGGCCGACGCTCCTCATGGGGCGCCACCCGTTGACGCTGTGACGGTCGCGGCATTGCTCGCCAGGGAGACGGCGGTGCGCGACGGTGACTTCGTAACGGGTGCAACAGCACTCGCAACGGCACCCGAAACCGGGACCGACCTGGTGGCCCGTGTAGCCGACTCCGTCCGTCGTACCGTCACCTTCGTCACCGACCGCCGCGCACACCCGGCCGACGGCCCCGATCGCTTCCTCTCCGCCGAACAGGCACTCCTGCTCGGCCACCCGTTGCACCCGACCCCGAAGAGCCGCGAGGGCCTCTCGGAGACCGAAGCCCGCCTGTACTCACCGGAGTTGCGTGGCTCCTTCCCGCTGCACTGGCTGGCTGTCGCTCCTTCCGTACTGGCCACCGACTCGGCCTGGACCGAACGGGGCCGGCCTGTCTCCGCCGCTCATCTCACTGCCCAACTCGCGGGCTCCGATCTGCCGTTGCCCGAGGGGCATGCCGCTCTCCCCCTCCACCCATGGCAGTGGCGCGAGATCCAACACCGCGCCGATATCGCGGCCTTGCTCGACGCCGGCCTGATCCAGGACCTCGGCACCCATGGCGCCCCGTGGCAGCCCACCTCCTCCGTGCGGACCGTTCACCAATCCGGCGCCCCCGCCATGCTCAAGCTGTCCCTGGGCCTCCGCATCACCAACTCCCGCCGTGAGAACCTCCGCAAGGAACTCCACCGAGGCGTCGAGGTGCACCGCCTGCTGCGCACCGGTCTCTCCCAGCAGTGGCATGCGGTCCACCCAGGCTTTGACATCGTCCGTGACCCGGCCTGGCTGGCCGTCGACGCGTTGGACGAGTGCGGCGCCGACTCGGGGGAGAGCGGCGCCGACCGCTTCGGCCATGGCGAGCGAACTGCCCGGGTGCCCTTGGCCGGAATCGACGTGGTGATCCGGCACAACCCGTTCAGCGCGTCCGACGACGTGTCCTGCGTCGCCGGGCTCGTCGCGCTCCGGCCGTACGCCGGGCGGAGCGCCACCGCCGGCGGACCGGCGGCAAGCTCGCACACCAGCCACACCAGCCACACCAGCCACACCGCGTCCGGCACACCGCTGTTGCGGTCCCGTCTGGCCGAGGTCGTCACGGGTCTCGCCGCGCGAACCGGCCGGTCACGTGGAGCAGTCGCGGCCGAGTGGTTCCTGCGGTACCTGGAGCAGGTCGTCCGTCCCGTGTTGTGGCTGGACAGCGAGGCGGGGATCGCCCTGGAGGCGCATCAGCAGAACACCCTGCTCCTGCTGGACGGTGAAGGCTGGCCCGTGGGCGGCCGGTACCGCGACAACCAGGGCTACTACTTCCGCGCGTCCCGGCGCGCGGAACTCGACGCCCGGCTGCCCGGCATCGGCGAGCACAGCGACACCTTCGTCTCCGACGAGGTCACCGACGAACGCTTCGCGTACTACCTCGCGATCAACAACGTCCTCGGTCTCATCGGAGCTTTCGGTTCGCAACGTCTCGCCGACGAGCGGCTGTTGCTCTCCGCCTTCCGCCGCTTCCTCGGTGACGTGGCCGCCGGTCCCGCCCGACTGCGCACCTCCTTGCCCGCCCGCCTGCTCGACTCACCCGTCCTGCGCTGCAAGGCCAACCTGCTGACCCGGCTGCACGGCCTCGACGAACTCATCGGCCCGGTCGACACGCAGTCGGTCTACGTCACCATCGCCAACCCCCTTCATTCCTGA
- a CDS encoding GNAT family N-acetyltransferase has protein sequence MPPTDVSAGTARVPGPTPGTGISQSSGTDAEETLDLRLPEEFIALRVEADAADRDDLLDRVGDWGRISTPAGAFHLVPVRCERDLPLISGWMNDPAVAEFWELDGPRTLTEDHLRAQLTGDGRSVPCLGVLDGTPMSYWEIYRADLDPLARHYPARPHDTGIHLLIGDVADRGRGVGSTLIRAVADLVLDKRPACARVVAEPDLRNTPSVAAFLSAGFRFAAEVDLPAKRAVLMVRDRSVRDVL, from the coding sequence ATGCCTCCCACCGATGTGAGCGCCGGCACCGCGAGAGTCCCCGGTCCCACTCCGGGCACCGGCATCAGCCAGAGTTCCGGCACGGACGCCGAGGAGACCCTCGACCTCCGTCTCCCGGAGGAGTTCATCGCGCTCCGCGTCGAGGCGGACGCGGCCGACCGCGACGATCTTCTCGACCGCGTCGGCGACTGGGGGCGGATCAGTACTCCCGCAGGCGCCTTCCACCTCGTCCCGGTCCGATGCGAGCGCGACCTCCCCCTGATCAGCGGCTGGATGAACGACCCCGCGGTCGCGGAATTCTGGGAACTGGACGGACCCCGGACCCTTACCGAGGACCACCTGCGCGCCCAACTCACCGGCGACGGACGCAGCGTCCCCTGTCTCGGGGTGCTGGACGGCACCCCGATGAGCTACTGGGAGATCTACCGGGCGGACCTCGACCCCCTGGCCCGCCACTACCCCGCCCGTCCGCACGACACCGGCATTCACCTCCTCATCGGTGACGTTGCGGACCGAGGCCGAGGGGTGGGCAGCACTCTCATCCGGGCCGTAGCCGACCTCGTACTCGACAAGCGCCCCGCCTGCGCTCGCGTCGTCGCCGAACCGGACCTTCGCAACACCCCCTCCGTAGCCGCTTTCCTGAGCGCCGGTTTCCGGTTCGCCGCCGAGGTCGACCTGCCCGCCAAGCGGGCCGTCCTCATGGTCCGGGACCGTTCCGTGCGCGATGTGCTTTAG
- a CDS encoding ATP-dependent DNA helicase codes for MTKPSLPELLHAAVTAVGGSERPGQVTMAEAVAEAIDDGSHLLVQAGTGTGKSLGYLVPALAHGERVVVATATLALQRQLVERDLPRTVDALHPLLRRRPQYAMLKGRSNYLCLHRLHEGMPQDEEEGLFDQFEAAAPTSKLGQDLLRLRDWTDETETGDRDDLTPGVSDRAWAQISVSSRECLGAQKCAYGAECFAEAARERAKLADVVVTNHALLAIDAIEGAPVLPPHEVLIVDEAHELVSRVTGVATGELTPGQVNRAVRRAAKLANEKAADQLQTAAEGFERLMELALPGRLEEIPEDLGYALMALRDACRTVISAIGATRDKSVQDEDAVRKQALASVESVHDVAERITNGSEWDVVWYERHDRFGASLRVAPMSVSGLLREKLFTDRSVTLTSATLKLGGDFNGVGASLGLAPEGTAGDDLPHWKGVDVGSPFDYPKQGILYVAKHLARPARDGDRADMLDELTELIQAAGGRTLGLFSSMRGAQLAAEELRSRIPEYPILLQGEETLGELIKNFAADPKTCLFGTLSLWQGVDVPGASCQLVVMDKIPFPRPDDPLMSARQKAVEDAGGNGFMAVAATHAALLMAQGAGRLVRASGDRGVVAVLDQRLATARYGSYLKASLPDFWYTTDRNQARRSLAAIDAKAKQEEAEPTQEAAESE; via the coding sequence ATGACGAAGCCCTCACTCCCCGAACTCCTGCATGCTGCCGTCACTGCCGTCGGCGGTTCGGAGCGCCCCGGCCAGGTGACCATGGCCGAAGCCGTCGCGGAGGCGATCGACGACGGTTCCCATCTGCTGGTCCAGGCCGGCACCGGCACCGGAAAGTCGCTCGGCTACCTCGTGCCCGCGCTCGCGCACGGGGAGCGTGTGGTCGTAGCGACCGCCACGCTCGCGCTCCAGCGCCAGCTGGTGGAGCGCGACCTGCCGCGCACGGTCGACGCCCTGCATCCCCTGCTGCGCCGCCGCCCCCAGTACGCGATGCTCAAGGGCAGGTCGAACTACCTGTGTCTGCACCGGCTCCACGAGGGCATGCCGCAGGACGAGGAGGAGGGCCTCTTCGACCAGTTCGAGGCGGCCGCCCCCACCAGCAAGCTGGGCCAGGACCTGCTGCGGCTGCGCGACTGGACGGACGAGACCGAGACCGGCGACCGGGACGACCTCACACCCGGAGTCTCCGACCGCGCGTGGGCGCAGATCTCGGTGTCCTCCCGGGAGTGCCTGGGCGCCCAGAAGTGCGCCTACGGGGCGGAGTGTTTCGCGGAGGCGGCCCGCGAGCGCGCCAAGCTCGCCGACGTCGTCGTCACGAACCACGCACTGCTCGCGATCGACGCCATCGAGGGTGCCCCCGTCCTCCCGCCGCACGAGGTGCTGATCGTCGACGAGGCGCATGAACTGGTCTCCCGGGTCACGGGAGTCGCCACCGGCGAGCTCACCCCGGGACAGGTCAACCGCGCGGTGCGCCGTGCCGCGAAGCTGGCCAACGAGAAGGCCGCCGACCAGCTCCAGACCGCCGCCGAGGGCTTCGAGCGGCTGATGGAGCTCGCCCTGCCGGGACGCCTGGAGGAGATCCCGGAGGACCTCGGTTACGCCCTCATGGCGCTCCGCGACGCCTGCCGTACGGTGATCTCCGCGATCGGCGCCACCCGCGACAAGTCCGTGCAGGACGAGGACGCGGTCCGCAAGCAGGCGCTGGCCTCCGTGGAGAGCGTCCACGACGTGGCGGAGCGGATCACCAACGGCTCCGAGTGGGACGTCGTCTGGTACGAACGCCACGACCGCTTCGGTGCCTCCCTGCGCGTCGCCCCCATGTCCGTGTCGGGCCTGCTCAGGGAGAAGCTCTTCACGGACCGCTCGGTGACCCTGACCTCCGCGACGCTGAAGCTCGGCGGCGACTTCAACGGCGTGGGCGCCTCCCTGGGCCTCGCCCCCGAAGGCACCGCAGGCGACGACCTGCCGCACTGGAAGGGCGTCGACGTGGGCTCGCCCTTCGACTACCCGAAGCAGGGCATTCTGTACGTCGCCAAGCACCTCGCGCGTCCCGCGCGGGACGGCGACCGGGCCGACATGCTGGACGAGTTGACGGAGTTGATCCAGGCGGCCGGCGGTCGCACCCTGGGCCTCTTCTCCTCGATGCGGGGCGCCCAGCTCGCCGCCGAGGAGCTGCGCTCCCGCATCCCCGAGTACCCGATCCTGCTCCAGGGCGAGGAGACGCTCGGCGAGCTGATCAAGAACTTCGCGGCCGACCCCAAGACCTGTCTCTTCGGCACGCTGTCGCTCTGGCAGGGCGTCGACGTCCCCGGAGCCAGCTGCCAGCTCGTCGTCATGGACAAGATCCCGTTCCCGCGCCCGGACGACCCGCTGATGAGCGCCCGCCAGAAGGCAGTTGAGGACGCGGGGGGCAACGGCTTCATGGCGGTGGCCGCCACGCACGCGGCGCTTCTCATGGCCCAGGGAGCCGGCCGTCTCGTCCGCGCGTCGGGGGACCGGGGCGTGGTCGCCGTCCTCGACCAGCGGCTGGCGACCGCCCGCTACGGCAGCTATCTCAAGGCGTCACTGCCCGACTTCTGGTACACCACGGACCGCAACCAGGCCCGGAGGTCGCTGGCCGCGATCGACGCGAAGGCGAAGCAGGAGGAAGCGGAACCGACGCAGGAGGCGGCCGAATCGGAGTGA
- the lexA gene encoding transcriptional repressor LexA has protein sequence MTTTADSATITAQDRSQGRLEPVHAMNETANPEGHKRSLPGRPPGIRADSSGLTDRQRRVIEVIRDSVQRRGYPPSMREIGQAVGLSSTSSVAHQLMALERKGFLRRDPHRPRAYEVRGSDQSSSVQPTDTAGKPAASYVPLVGRIAAGGPILAEESVEDVFPLPRQLVGDGELFVLKVVGDSMIEAAICDGDWVTVRRQPVAENGDIVAAMLEGEATVKRFKREDGHVWLLPHNSAYEPIPGDDATILGKVVAVLRRV, from the coding sequence GTGACCACCACCGCAGACAGTGCCACCATCACTGCCCAGGATCGCTCCCAGGGCCGACTCGAGCCGGTGCATGCAATGAACGAAACCGCGAATCCCGAGGGACACAAGCGCTCCCTGCCGGGCCGACCTCCCGGTATCCGGGCGGACAGCTCGGGGCTCACGGACCGGCAGCGCCGGGTGATCGAGGTCATCAGGGACTCGGTGCAGCGACGGGGCTACCCGCCGTCGATGCGCGAGATCGGCCAGGCCGTGGGCCTGTCCAGCACATCCTCGGTCGCACACCAGCTGATGGCACTGGAGCGCAAGGGCTTCCTGCGCCGCGACCCGCACCGCCCGCGCGCCTACGAGGTCCGCGGCAGCGACCAGTCCTCGTCGGTGCAGCCCACGGACACCGCGGGCAAGCCCGCCGCGTCGTACGTCCCCCTGGTGGGCCGGATCGCCGCCGGTGGCCCGATCCTCGCCGAGGAGTCGGTCGAGGACGTCTTCCCCCTCCCCCGCCAACTGGTCGGTGACGGAGAGCTGTTCGTCCTCAAGGTCGTCGGTGACTCGATGATCGAGGCCGCGATCTGTGACGGCGACTGGGTCACCGTGCGCCGCCAGCCGGTCGCCGAGAACGGTGACATCGTGGCCGCCATGCTCGAAGGAGAGGCCACCGTCAAGCGCTTCAAGCGCGAGGACGGCCACGTCTGGCTCCTCCCGCACAACTCGGCCTACGAGCCGATCCCCGGCGACGACGCGACGATCCTCGGCAAGGTGGTGGCAGTGCTGCGGCGCGTGTGA
- the nrdR gene encoding transcriptional regulator NrdR, whose product MHCPFCRHPDSRVVDSRTTDDGTSIRRRRQCPDCSRRFTTVETCSLMVVKRSGVTEPFSRTKVINGVRKACQGRPVTEDALAQLGQRVEEAVRATGSAELTTHDVGLAILGPLQELDLVAYLRFASVYRAFNSLEDFEAAIVELREVTPGPAADDEDAASGSQEDDGGTGGTVQVPVPAHSAD is encoded by the coding sequence ATGCACTGCCCCTTCTGCAGGCACCCCGACAGCCGTGTCGTCGACAGTCGTACGACCGACGACGGCACGTCGATCCGGCGGCGCCGCCAGTGCCCTGACTGCTCCCGTCGTTTCACGACCGTGGAGACGTGCTCGCTCATGGTGGTCAAGCGGTCCGGAGTCACCGAGCCTTTCAGCCGCACCAAGGTCATCAACGGTGTGCGCAAGGCATGCCAGGGACGGCCTGTCACCGAGGACGCACTCGCCCAGCTCGGCCAGCGGGTCGAGGAGGCGGTGCGGGCCACCGGAAGCGCCGAACTGACCACCCATGACGTCGGGCTGGCCATACTCGGTCCGTTGCAGGAACTCGACCTCGTCGCCTATCTGCGATTCGCCTCCGTCTACAGGGCGTTCAACTCCCTCGAGGACTTCGAGGCCGCGATCGTGGAGCTGCGCGAAGTGACCCCCGGCCCCGCCGCGGACGACGAAGACGCGGCATCGGGGAGCCAGGAAGACGACGGCGGGACCGGAGGGACTGTTCAGGTCCCCGTGCCCGCCCACTCCGCCGACTGA